Proteins encoded by one window of Fodinicurvata sediminis DSM 21159:
- a CDS encoding protocatechuate 3,4-dioxygenase: MPYLTRRIFLLSGPLVLVGTALGGRLPALARTAPEGLTPAQTEGPFYPDSLPEDRDSDLVRIAETNGRAEGEILDLRGRVSDPQGDPYPDCRIEIWQADAGGRYLHSGDDRSGERDPHFQGYGTTRSDSEGRYAFRTIRPVPYGSRTPHIHFKVHSPAGQTLTTQMYVAGEPLNENDWLYNRLDDAEKARLTVKLEAREDEVGALWEGHFSIVLPR; the protein is encoded by the coding sequence ATGCCCTATTTGACGCGAAGGATTTTCCTGCTGAGCGGGCCGCTGGTCCTGGTCGGCACAGCCCTTGGTGGGCGGCTGCCTGCCCTTGCGCGCACGGCGCCTGAGGGCTTGACCCCCGCCCAGACAGAAGGGCCCTTCTATCCCGATTCCCTGCCCGAGGACCGGGACAGCGATCTCGTCCGGATCGCCGAAACGAACGGCCGGGCCGAAGGAGAGATCCTGGACCTGAGAGGCAGGGTCTCCGACCCGCAAGGCGATCCCTATCCGGACTGCCGCATCGAGATCTGGCAGGCCGATGCCGGCGGACGCTACCTGCACAGCGGCGATGACAGGTCGGGCGAACGCGATCCCCATTTCCAGGGCTATGGCACAACACGCAGCGACAGCGAAGGACGCTATGCCTTTCGCACCATTCGCCCCGTGCCCTACGGTTCTCGCACACCGCACATCCACTTCAAGGTCCATTCCCCCGCGGGGCAGACCCTGACCACCCAGATGTATGTGGCCGGAGAGCCGCTGAACGAGAATGACTGGCTTTACAACCGTCTCGATGACGCAGAGAAGGCACGCCTGACCGTGAAGCTAGAAGCCCGCGAAGACGAGGTCGGAGCCCTCTGGGAAGGTCACTTTTCCATCGTTCTGCCGCGCTGA
- the acuI gene encoding acrylyl-CoA reductase (NADPH) encodes MTRGEDKKTHAELTEVDEAELPEGDVLVDVKYSTLNYKDGLAITGKGPVVRSFPMIPGVDFAGVVAESDHSEFKAGDAVISTGWGLGEERWGGYAERARVQGDWLVPLPKGMTLAQAMTIGTAGFTAMLCVMRLNALGLKPDSGPVVVTGASGGVGSVAVSLLAGRGYQVSAMTGRVEEEGYLKDLGASEVIDRTGYSEPGKPLQKGIWAGAVDTVGGQILANILASTQQDGIVAACGLAASMDLPTTVAPFILRNVTLAGVESVYTPRALRLQAWENLARELDAEALERISHTVGLTQVIPAASDILAGKVRGRMIVDIAA; translated from the coding sequence TTGACCCGCGGCGAGGACAAGAAGACCCACGCCGAACTCACCGAGGTGGATGAGGCCGAGCTCCCCGAGGGCGACGTTCTCGTCGACGTGAAGTACTCCACCCTCAACTACAAGGACGGCCTGGCCATCACCGGCAAGGGTCCGGTGGTGCGCAGTTTTCCCATGATCCCCGGCGTCGACTTCGCCGGCGTCGTGGCAGAAAGCGACCATTCCGAATTCAAGGCCGGAGACGCGGTCATCTCGACAGGCTGGGGTCTGGGCGAAGAGCGCTGGGGCGGCTACGCGGAACGCGCCCGCGTCCAGGGCGACTGGCTGGTTCCCCTGCCAAAGGGCATGACGCTTGCCCAGGCCATGACCATCGGCACGGCCGGTTTCACGGCCATGCTCTGCGTCATGCGCCTGAATGCCCTGGGTCTGAAACCCGACAGCGGCCCGGTCGTGGTCACGGGCGCCTCGGGCGGCGTCGGCAGTGTCGCCGTAAGCCTGCTGGCCGGACGCGGCTATCAGGTCAGCGCCATGACCGGCCGGGTCGAGGAAGAGGGCTACCTGAAGGACCTGGGGGCCAGCGAGGTAATCGACCGAACCGGCTACAGCGAGCCCGGAAAGCCTCTACAGAAAGGGATCTGGGCCGGCGCTGTCGATACGGTGGGCGGACAGATCCTGGCCAACATCCTGGCCAGCACGCAGCAGGATGGCATCGTCGCCGCCTGCGGGCTGGCAGCCAGCATGGACCTGCCGACGACGGTGGCGCCCTTCATCCTGCGCAACGTGACCCTGGCCGGTGTGGAAAGCGTCTATACACCGCGCGCGCTACGCCTGCAGGCTTGGGAGAACCTGGCCCGGGAGCTGGATGCGGAAGCCCTGGAACGGATCAGCCACACGGTGGGGCTCACTCAGGTGATTCCGGCCGCCAGCGATATCCTGGCCGGCAAGGTGCGCGGCCGAATGATCGTCGATATCGCAGCTTGA
- a CDS encoding FAD-binding oxidoreductase, whose protein sequence is MSTLKMQQSGLPEGLEEMLGPKGLLTGEEAQNYGRDFMGEVDNAPLAVLRPETTEQVAEALRLCTEHGLSVVPQGGRTGLTGAGVPSRPNHEVILCLARMNKVRWLDDRNHAMAVDAGCILADVQKAAADANRLFPLSYGAEGSCQIGGSISTNAGGTAVLRYGNTRDLILGLEVVLADGTVLDMMRALRKDNTGIDLKQLFIGSEGILGVVTGAVLKLYPAVAERECALLAFPSLPAVMKSFAIARESTNDRLSAFEMMPQNGITLACNRVPDVVDPVEGDYPWYALLEVSASKKGSGLQEMLESLIERLMEEGLVLDGTVSSSESQRAQLWRIREALVEAHNDMPHLLKHDVSVPISDMADFIETATEKVNAIAPDAMLIAFGHVGDGNVHFNICHDEDTPNGSLATRKKEVTWAVYDLVQEYRGSFSAEHGVGSMKRDALRRYRSEAEIAVMEKLKKALDPEGLLNPGKVL, encoded by the coding sequence ATGTCCACGCTGAAGATGCAGCAGTCTGGCCTGCCGGAAGGCCTTGAGGAAATGCTTGGTCCAAAGGGTCTGCTAACCGGCGAAGAAGCCCAGAACTATGGGCGCGACTTCATGGGAGAAGTGGACAATGCGCCCCTGGCTGTCCTGCGTCCGGAAACCACCGAACAGGTGGCCGAAGCTTTGCGCCTCTGCACCGAACACGGCCTTTCGGTCGTTCCCCAGGGCGGGCGCACCGGACTGACGGGCGCCGGCGTGCCTTCTCGTCCCAATCACGAGGTTATCCTCTGCCTCGCACGCATGAACAAGGTGCGCTGGTTGGACGACAGGAACCATGCAATGGCCGTGGACGCCGGCTGCATCCTGGCCGATGTCCAGAAGGCGGCCGCCGACGCCAACCGCCTATTCCCGCTCAGCTATGGGGCGGAAGGTTCCTGCCAGATCGGCGGTTCGATCTCGACCAACGCAGGAGGCACTGCGGTCCTGAGATATGGAAATACGCGCGATCTGATCCTGGGCCTGGAAGTGGTGCTGGCCGACGGAACGGTCCTCGACATGATGCGTGCGCTGCGCAAGGACAACACGGGCATCGACCTGAAGCAGCTCTTCATAGGCTCCGAGGGCATCCTGGGCGTCGTGACGGGCGCGGTCCTGAAACTCTACCCGGCTGTGGCCGAGCGTGAATGTGCCCTTCTGGCCTTCCCCTCATTGCCAGCCGTCATGAAAAGCTTTGCCATCGCCCGGGAAAGCACGAACGACCGCCTGTCGGCCTTCGAGATGATGCCTCAGAACGGCATCACTCTGGCCTGCAACCGCGTGCCCGATGTGGTAGATCCTGTCGAGGGCGACTATCCCTGGTATGCCCTGCTTGAGGTCTCCGCCAGCAAGAAAGGCTCCGGCCTTCAGGAGATGCTGGAAAGCCTGATCGAACGCCTGATGGAGGAAGGCCTGGTCCTGGATGGAACGGTTTCCAGCAGCGAAAGCCAGCGCGCCCAACTCTGGCGCATTCGCGAAGCCCTCGTCGAGGCCCACAACGACATGCCGCACCTTCTCAAGCATGACGTCTCGGTACCCATCTCCGACATGGCCGACTTCATCGAGACCGCCACGGAGAAGGTCAATGCCATTGCGCCAGACGCCATGCTGATCGCCTTCGGACACGTCGGGGACGGCAACGTGCACTTCAACATCTGTCACGACGAGGACACCCCCAACGGCAGTCTGGCAACGCGCAAGAAAGAGGTCACCTGGGCGGTCTATGATCTGGTGCAGGAGTATCGGGGAAGCTTCTCGGCCGAGCACGGTGTCGGCTCCATGAAACGCGACGCCCTGCGCCGTTATCGCAGCGAAGCCGAAATCGCCGTCATGGAGAAGCTGAAGAAGGCCCTGGATCCCGAAGGCCTGCTCAACCCCGGCAAGGTGCTCTAA
- a CDS encoding endonuclease/exonuclease/phosphatase family protein, with translation MLRLLRAVLWGLGAILVVATLLPFFPGEAWWIRIFDFPRMQLAALLAVVFLLCLFAFDWRQARFWVLAGAVLLCLGYQSARMLPYTSYWPKQALTATEAECPEDRRLSLMVVNVLQDNRDSEAVLERIAAHEPDLLLLIETNAWWADALAPLEEDYAEIVAQPQENKYGLLFFSRLDLIEPKIRRLVEDEVPSVHTRVRLRSEMEVAFYGLHPRPPEPSQDTEERDAELVLVGREAREVDAPVIVAGDLNDVAWSDTTRLFQELSGLLDPRIGRNLYPSYHAKWPFLRWPIDHVFFSADFMLMQMSRLEPVGSDHFPILVELCHQPANEGQENAPDAEPEDQEEARETVEEGREAAEEGEE, from the coding sequence ATGCTGCGTTTGCTGCGTGCCGTACTTTGGGGATTGGGGGCGATTCTTGTGGTCGCGACCCTGCTGCCCTTCTTCCCGGGCGAAGCCTGGTGGATCCGCATTTTCGACTTTCCGCGCATGCAGCTGGCCGCCCTTCTGGCCGTCGTATTCCTGCTGTGCCTCTTTGCCTTCGATTGGCGCCAGGCAAGGTTCTGGGTTCTGGCTGGCGCTGTTCTGCTCTGTCTTGGTTATCAGTCGGCGCGCATGCTGCCCTATACAAGCTATTGGCCGAAACAGGCACTGACGGCTACAGAGGCTGAGTGTCCGGAGGACCGGCGGCTTAGTTTGATGGTGGTGAACGTCCTGCAGGATAACCGGGACAGCGAGGCCGTGCTGGAGCGCATCGCTGCGCATGAACCGGACCTGCTTTTGCTGATCGAGACCAACGCGTGGTGGGCGGATGCCCTGGCGCCTCTGGAAGAGGACTACGCAGAAATCGTGGCGCAGCCGCAGGAGAACAAGTACGGGCTGTTGTTCTTCTCGCGTCTCGATCTGATCGAGCCAAAAATCCGGCGGTTGGTCGAAGATGAAGTGCCGTCGGTCCATACACGCGTTCGTCTACGTTCAGAAATGGAAGTGGCTTTCTATGGCCTGCATCCGCGCCCGCCTGAGCCAAGTCAGGACACCGAGGAGCGCGATGCCGAGCTTGTCTTGGTCGGCCGTGAGGCGCGCGAAGTGGATGCGCCGGTGATCGTGGCTGGTGACCTGAACGATGTGGCCTGGTCGGACACAACCCGGCTGTTCCAGGAATTGAGTGGCCTGCTCGATCCCCGTATCGGGCGCAATCTCTATCCCAGCTACCATGCAAAGTGGCCTTTCCTGCGCTGGCCCATCGATCATGTCTTCTTTAGTGCGGACTTTATGCTTATGCAGATGAGTCGGCTTGAGCCAGTCGGGTCCGACCATTTCCCCATTCTGGTCGAACTCTGCCATCAACCGGCCAATGAAGGTCAGGAGAACGCACCCGATGCGGAGCCGGAAGACCAAGAAGAGGCGCGGGAGACGGTCGAGGAAGGCCGTGAGGCTGCCGAGGAGGGCGAGGAATAG
- a CDS encoding CaiB/BaiF CoA transferase family protein, which produces MPKDLEGLLVVTLEQAVAAPYASSRLADAGARVIKLEREEGDFARRYDRCVNGLSAYFVWLNRGKESVRFNLKDSQDQQLLHNLLSKADVFIQNLAPGATERAGFGSKSLREHYPQLITCDISGYGMEGPYRDMKAYDLLVQAETGLANITGTPESGARVGVSVCDIAAGMYAQQAILQALFARERGNGGRGIEVSLYHSLSDWMNVPYLQHHYGQKTPQREGLRHPTIAPYGAYDCRDGKSVLLSIQNEREWKNLCEIVLQRPDITENPRFATNPDRVANRPALDEIINGVFSKLDREEVIARLNEANVAYGKLSTMEDVVTHPQNRFIQVETSAGEVKVLAPPPITPEIEDHYGAVPDLGADDKCVREEFSGS; this is translated from the coding sequence ATGCCCAAGGATCTTGAAGGCCTTCTCGTTGTCACGCTGGAACAGGCGGTGGCAGCTCCCTATGCTTCGTCACGCTTGGCCGATGCCGGAGCACGCGTCATCAAGCTGGAACGCGAGGAAGGCGATTTTGCCCGGCGTTATGATCGCTGCGTCAATGGTCTCAGCGCCTATTTCGTCTGGCTCAATCGCGGCAAGGAGTCCGTCCGCTTCAACCTGAAGGACTCGCAGGATCAGCAACTGCTGCATAACCTGCTCTCCAAGGCGGATGTTTTCATCCAGAACCTGGCGCCCGGCGCCACCGAGCGCGCCGGTTTCGGCAGCAAGAGCCTGCGTGAGCACTATCCGCAGCTGATCACCTGCGATATCAGCGGCTATGGCATGGAAGGACCCTACCGCGATATGAAGGCCTATGACCTCTTGGTCCAGGCCGAAACGGGCTTGGCCAACATTACCGGAACGCCGGAATCAGGGGCTCGGGTTGGCGTATCCGTCTGTGACATTGCCGCCGGCATGTATGCCCAGCAGGCCATTCTGCAGGCGCTTTTTGCCCGTGAACGCGGCAACGGAGGGCGCGGCATCGAGGTTTCGCTCTATCACAGTCTGTCAGACTGGATGAACGTGCCCTACCTGCAGCACCACTATGGCCAGAAAACACCTCAGCGCGAGGGACTGCGCCATCCCACCATTGCCCCCTACGGTGCCTATGATTGCCGGGACGGCAAATCCGTTCTGCTCTCCATCCAGAACGAGCGCGAATGGAAAAACCTCTGTGAGATCGTTCTGCAGCGCCCCGACATCACCGAGAATCCGCGCTTTGCCACCAATCCGGACCGCGTGGCCAACCGACCGGCCCTGGACGAGATCATCAACGGCGTTTTCTCCAAACTGGACCGCGAAGAGGTGATCGCGAGACTGAATGAAGCGAATGTCGCCTACGGCAAGCTTTCCACCATGGAGGATGTCGTCACCCATCCCCAGAACCGCTTCATCCAGGTCGAGACCTCGGCCGGCGAGGTCAAGGTACTGGCACCGCCGCCCATTACTCCTGAGATCGAGGATCATTACGGAGCGGTTCCGGACCTGGGCGCCGACGACAAATGCGTTCGCGAGGAATTCTCGGGCTCCTGA
- a CDS encoding methyltransferase domain-containing protein, which yields MKQDWNAERYQQDAGFVARLGQGVVDLLAPKAGERILDLGCGDGALTEVIAASGAEVVGTDSAPDMVAASQARGLDARLMDGQELVLDAPFDAVFTNAALHWMTKPDRVLVGVAKALKPGGRFVGEFGGHGNVAAIRTALHEALSRRKQDPLSLSPWYFPSADAYARRLENHGFRVVEISTFPRPTPLPSDLTAWLEIFAQAFLAPFSDNERAEILREVTDRLRPILCDEEGNWTADYVRLRFAARREG from the coding sequence TTGAAACAGGATTGGAATGCTGAACGCTACCAGCAGGACGCAGGCTTTGTCGCACGCCTGGGCCAGGGTGTCGTCGACCTTCTGGCTCCCAAGGCCGGTGAGCGCATCCTGGATCTGGGCTGTGGCGATGGGGCGCTGACCGAGGTGATTGCCGCCAGCGGCGCCGAGGTCGTTGGCACCGATTCCGCACCGGATATGGTAGCCGCCAGCCAGGCACGCGGGCTGGACGCACGCCTGATGGACGGGCAGGAACTGGTGCTCGATGCCCCCTTCGATGCAGTCTTCACGAATGCAGCCCTGCACTGGATGACAAAGCCGGATCGCGTCCTGGTGGGTGTCGCCAAGGCGCTGAAACCTGGCGGGCGCTTCGTCGGCGAGTTCGGAGGGCACGGCAACGTGGCCGCCATTCGCACGGCGCTCCACGAAGCTCTCAGCCGGCGCAAACAGGACCCACTGTCCCTCAGCCCCTGGTATTTCCCCTCCGCCGATGCCTATGCACGCCGCCTGGAAAACCATGGCTTCCGTGTGGTGGAAATCTCGACTTTTCCCCGCCCCACGCCCTTGCCGTCGGACCTCACGGCCTGGCTGGAAATCTTTGCCCAAGCCTTTCTGGCACCCTTTTCAGACAACGAGCGCGCCGAGATCCTGCGGGAAGTCACCGATCGACTGCGCCCCATCCTCTGCGACGAGGAAGGCAACTGGACCGCCGATTACGTACGCCTGCGCTTTGCAGCCAGGCGTGAAGGCTGA
- a CDS encoding DeoR/GlpR family DNA-binding transcription regulator, whose protein sequence is MQDLSPRLERILEQAREAGRVTVEELATHFRVTPQTIRRDLNELCDQRLLKRVHGGAVLATGIENVKYEARRLLASEEKQRIGRRAAELIPDNCSLFINIGTTTEEVARALAGHRGLMAITNNINVINILHTQPEIETIVTGGVLRHSDGGIVGEQATDFIRQFKVDYAVIGASAIEEEGDLLDYDYREVRVSQAIIENARTVFLVADHMKFSRSAPVRIGHLSQVDRLITDEMPPPSLRRICEESGVRIEIAA, encoded by the coding sequence GTGCAGGACCTTTCCCCGCGGCTAGAACGGATTCTGGAGCAAGCGCGCGAAGCCGGGCGGGTGACCGTGGAAGAACTGGCTACACATTTCCGGGTAACGCCCCAGACCATAAGGCGGGATCTGAATGAGCTTTGCGACCAGCGCCTTCTCAAGCGCGTTCATGGGGGTGCCGTACTGGCCACGGGAATCGAAAACGTGAAGTACGAGGCGCGCCGACTGTTGGCCTCTGAGGAGAAGCAGCGCATCGGACGTCGTGCGGCAGAGCTGATTCCCGACAACTGTTCTTTGTTCATCAACATCGGGACGACCACCGAGGAAGTGGCCCGCGCGCTGGCGGGACATCGCGGCTTGATGGCGATTACCAACAACATAAACGTTATTAACATCCTGCACACCCAACCTGAAATCGAGACGATCGTGACGGGGGGTGTGCTGCGCCATTCAGATGGCGGTATCGTGGGCGAGCAGGCCACGGACTTCATTCGCCAGTTCAAGGTGGACTATGCCGTGATCGGAGCCTCGGCCATCGAGGAGGAGGGCGACCTGCTCGATTACGATTACCGCGAGGTGCGTGTTTCGCAGGCCATTATCGAGAATGCGCGAACGGTTTTCCTCGTGGCCGATCACATGAAGTTCTCGCGCAGTGCGCCGGTTCGGATCGGGCATCTCTCGCAGGTCGACCGCCTCATCACCGACGAGATGCCCCCACCGAGCCTGCGCCGGATCTGCGAGGAATCGGGCGTCAGGATCGAGATTGCGGCTTAG
- the glpD gene encoding glycerol-3-phosphate dehydrogenase — protein sequence MANETPDIYDLAIIGGGINGCGIARDAAGRGASVFLCEQGDFAGATSSASTKLIHGGLRYLEYYEFRLVREALIEREVLLRAAPHIIWPLRFVLPHHKGLRPAWLIRLGLFLYDHLGGRKILPGTRSLDLRRSPIGAPLKSEFARGFEYSDCWVDDARLVVLNALDAARHGAELHPRMACTSAERRDGLWHVEVKDGETGQQREIRARSLVNAAGPWVSEVLANRLHINSSEHTRLVKGSHIVVPSLFEHDRAYIFQNSDGRIVFAIPYEQDFTLIGTTDEDFQGDPKDVHISQKETEYLVSAVSQYLERPLSTDDVIHSYSGVRPLYDDGAGAAQQATRDYVLSLDAGYEGQAPLLNVFGGKITTYRKLAEHALQKLSTHLQGLSGDWTAGATLPGGEFDVEGQSELKLQLLRDYPFLTEPWARRLIRSYGLRSREMLGDSKALEDMDQHFGADLYGREVAFLMREEWARNAQDVLWRRSKLGLRLTGEQVGALESWIASQLDRQEEQLKQAKG from the coding sequence TTGGCGAACGAGACGCCCGATATCTATGACCTTGCCATCATCGGTGGCGGCATCAATGGATGCGGGATCGCCCGCGACGCGGCCGGGCGCGGCGCCAGCGTATTTCTCTGCGAGCAAGGCGATTTCGCCGGCGCAACCTCTTCGGCGAGCACCAAGCTTATCCATGGCGGTCTTCGCTATCTGGAATACTACGAGTTCCGTCTGGTGCGCGAAGCGCTGATCGAGCGCGAGGTCCTGTTGCGCGCCGCGCCGCACATCATCTGGCCGCTGCGGTTCGTGCTGCCGCACCACAAGGGCCTGCGCCCGGCCTGGCTGATCCGGCTTGGACTGTTCCTCTATGATCACCTGGGCGGGCGCAAGATACTGCCGGGCACCAGGTCCCTCGACCTGCGGCGCTCGCCGATCGGGGCACCGCTGAAGAGCGAGTTTGCACGCGGGTTCGAATACTCCGATTGCTGGGTAGATGATGCGCGCCTTGTTGTGCTGAATGCCCTGGATGCGGCGCGTCATGGCGCGGAACTTCACCCGCGCATGGCCTGTACTTCGGCCGAACGGCGCGATGGCCTCTGGCATGTGGAGGTGAAGGACGGTGAAACCGGTCAGCAGCGGGAAATTCGGGCCCGAAGCCTGGTCAACGCGGCCGGCCCCTGGGTCTCGGAAGTGCTGGCAAACCGGCTTCATATCAACAGTTCCGAGCACACGCGGCTGGTCAAGGGCAGTCACATTGTCGTGCCCAGCCTGTTCGAGCATGACCGGGCCTATATCTTCCAGAATTCCGATGGACGCATCGTGTTCGCGATTCCCTATGAGCAGGATTTCACCCTGATCGGCACGACCGACGAGGATTTCCAGGGGGACCCCAAGGACGTCCATATCTCGCAGAAGGAAACGGAGTATCTGGTGTCCGCGGTCAGCCAGTATCTGGAGCGGCCACTTTCCACCGATGATGTCATTCACAGCTATTCAGGCGTTCGGCCTCTCTACGACGACGGGGCTGGCGCGGCCCAGCAGGCGACCCGGGATTACGTGCTCTCGCTGGATGCGGGTTACGAGGGCCAGGCCCCCCTGCTGAATGTCTTCGGCGGCAAGATCACGACCTATCGGAAACTGGCCGAGCATGCCTTGCAGAAACTCTCCACCCATCTGCAGGGCCTGTCTGGCGACTGGACAGCCGGAGCCACCCTGCCAGGCGGCGAGTTCGATGTGGAGGGGCAATCCGAGTTGAAGTTGCAGTTGCTGCGCGACTATCCTTTCCTGACGGAGCCTTGGGCGCGTCGCCTGATTCGTTCCTATGGCTTGCGGTCCAGGGAGATGCTTGGCGATTCGAAGGCTCTTGAGGACATGGACCAGCATTTCGGGGCCGATCTGTATGGGCGCGAAGTGGCCTTCCTGATGCGTGAGGAATGGGCCCGTAATGCCCAGGATGTGCTCTGGCGGCGCAGCAAGCTGGGGCTACGTCTGACGGGCGAGCAGGTCGGGGCACTTGAAAGCTGGATCGCCTCCCAGCTGGACCGGCAGGAAGAACAGCTGAAGCAGGCCAAGGGGTAG
- a CDS encoding ABC transporter ATP-binding protein, which translates to MSVELVEVSKVVGSETHIRSVSMKLEAGSLNILLGPTLSGKTSLMRLMAGLDEPTSGRIFANDRDVTGIPVRKRDVAMVYQQFINYPTLTVYENIASPLRVAKRPKAEIDSKVKEAADLLKITAMLDRTPLELSGGQQQRTALARALVKGAELVLLDEPLANLDYKLREELREELPRVFSESGTVLVYATTEPTEALLLGGNTATLHEGSVTQFGPTLDVYRRPHDLLTAQVFSDPPMNLMQVQLAGGQLQLADGQHMPVAGLLQGLPDGRYTLGMRPNHLALERPTEGAVEVTAEVTVTEITGSESFVHVGFAGERWVVLAHGVRDLSAGDRVPVYIDAERLFIFDAEQRLKAAPGLQAAA; encoded by the coding sequence ATGTCCGTGGAGCTTGTAGAGGTCAGCAAGGTTGTCGGATCGGAAACGCATATCCGGTCGGTTTCCATGAAGCTGGAGGCCGGCAGCCTCAATATCCTTCTCGGCCCCACGCTTTCCGGAAAGACAAGCCTGATGCGCCTGATGGCGGGCCTGGATGAGCCCACGTCCGGACGAATTTTTGCCAATGACCGTGACGTGACGGGCATACCCGTGCGCAAGCGTGACGTGGCCATGGTCTATCAGCAGTTCATCAACTATCCCACACTCACGGTTTACGAAAACATCGCTTCTCCCCTGCGTGTCGCCAAGCGGCCGAAGGCCGAGATCGACAGCAAGGTGAAAGAGGCGGCCGATCTGCTGAAGATTACAGCAATGCTGGACCGCACCCCGCTTGAACTGTCTGGTGGGCAGCAACAGCGGACCGCCCTGGCACGCGCCCTGGTCAAGGGGGCTGAATTGGTCCTGCTGGACGAACCCCTGGCGAACCTGGATTACAAGCTGCGCGAGGAACTGCGCGAGGAACTGCCCCGGGTTTTCAGCGAAAGCGGAACCGTTCTGGTCTATGCCACCACGGAACCGACGGAGGCCCTGCTTCTGGGGGGTAATACCGCCACGCTTCACGAGGGCAGCGTAACGCAATTCGGACCCACGCTGGATGTCTATCGCCGCCCGCATGACCTGCTGACGGCCCAGGTTTTCTCGGACCCCCCCATGAATCTGATGCAGGTGCAGCTTGCGGGCGGTCAGCTCCAGTTGGCCGATGGACAGCACATGCCTGTTGCCGGCCTTCTGCAGGGCCTGCCGGATGGCCGCTATACGCTTGGCATGCGGCCCAACCATCTTGCCCTGGAACGGCCCACCGAGGGCGCTGTCGAGGTCACCGCGGAGGTGACGGTGACCGAGATCACAGGCTCCGAGAGTTTTGTCCATGTTGGCTTTGCAGGTGAGCGCTGGGTCGTGCTGGCGCATGGCGTGCGAGATCTGTCGGCTGGAGATCGGGTGCCGGTCTATATCGACGCTGAACGACTGTTCATCTTCGATGCCGAGCAGCGCCTGAAGGCGGCCCCCGGCTTGCAGGCGGCGGCATAG
- a CDS encoding ABC transporter ATP-binding protein: MARIELKNLAHSYLDTPRDEADYALKEMTHVWEDGGAYALLGPSGCGKTTLLNIISGLLVPSQGQVFFNDRDMTREPPETRNIAQVFQFPVIYDSMSVYDNLAFPLRNRKFQATEVDRRVREVAEMLDLTDRLKRRAENLTADMKQKISLGRGLVRPDVNAILFDEPLTVIDPHMKWLLRGQLKQLHKDFNHTMVYVTHDQTEALTFADKVVVMYEGEVVQIGTPEELFEKPAHTFVGYFIGSPGMNVLDCKIEGKQAWFGEHKLDLPTGHDIPAGLEGRVQIGIRPEFVSVTQPEEGLPARLERVDDVGRYRIARLTLNDQEVAAILPEGSTLPSDTAGVQFESGHLHVYMDGHLSEGRP, encoded by the coding sequence ATGGCGCGCATCGAATTGAAGAACCTGGCACACTCCTACCTCGACACGCCGCGCGATGAGGCCGACTATGCCCTGAAGGAGATGACTCATGTCTGGGAGGACGGGGGCGCTTATGCGCTGTTGGGGCCTTCCGGCTGTGGCAAGACCACACTGCTCAACATCATCTCGGGCCTGCTGGTCCCTTCTCAGGGACAGGTGTTTTTCAATGATCGTGACATGACTCGCGAGCCGCCGGAAACGCGCAATATCGCCCAAGTCTTCCAGTTCCCTGTCATCTACGATTCCATGTCGGTCTATGACAACCTGGCCTTCCCGCTGCGCAACCGGAAATTCCAGGCCACGGAGGTGGACCGCCGCGTCAGGGAGGTCGCCGAGATGCTGGACCTGACGGATCGGCTGAAGCGCAGGGCGGAAAACCTGACGGCCGACATGAAGCAGAAAATCTCGCTGGGGCGTGGCCTGGTGCGTCCCGACGTCAACGCAATCCTTTTCGATGAACCGCTGACGGTGATCGACCCGCACATGAAATGGCTTCTGCGCGGCCAGCTGAAGCAGCTGCACAAGGATTTCAATCATACCATGGTCTATGTGACCCATGACCAGACCGAGGCCCTGACCTTCGCCGACAAGGTGGTCGTGATGTATGAAGGCGAGGTCGTGCAAATCGGCACTCCTGAAGAACTCTTCGAGAAACCGGCGCATACCTTCGTGGGCTATTTCATCGGCTCGCCCGGCATGAACGTCCTGGATTGCAAGATAGAGGGCAAGCAGGCCTGGTTTGGAGAACACAAGCTTGACCTGCCCACAGGCCACGATATCCCCGCCGGCCTGGAGGGCAGGGTCCAGATTGGCATTCGGCCGGAATTCGTGAGCGTGACCCAACCGGAAGAGGGCTTGCCGGCCCGTCTGGAACGCGTTGATGATGTTGGACGCTATCGCATCGCGCGCCTGACCCTGAATGACCAGGAGGTGGCCGCGATACTGCCTGAAGGGAGCACGCTTCCGTCGGATACGGCAGGGGTGCAATTCGAGTCCGGGCACCTGCACGTGTACATGGACGGTCATCTCAGTGAAGGGAGGCCCTGA